Proteins encoded together in one Otariodibacter oris window:
- the recD gene encoding exodeoxyribonuclease V subunit alpha: MLTILSNLKTEGFISELNYQFAKMIDTKQKQYNYSIQQQDLAIFLSALVSFNVMQGHSCIDLSSSLTSNPFELLFNANGRKYYEEILQKIELISPLEWQVLLKDHIAFSHTPSHIAPLIFQNNKLYFYRYWQAEYRIANYLKQKISFITHSHDTELDKQILSTLFDDNEKTKWQKIAVATALNQTFSLISGGPGTGKTRTVASLLAALQIKQLKQNLPLLKIALVAPTGKAAARLKESITANLSEISIPESIKSAVPIQASTIHRLIGINPNSDKPFHNEENPLHIDLIVIDEASMIDLFIMEKLLYSLKSSTRIVMLGDKDQLASVEVGNIMGELGQFIDWGYSQTHCNYLEKTTGYRIKQQRENVLPICDSLCHLKYSFRFSDSSGIGQLAAQINAQQAVSSWQIIANKTYSDLNLVNYPESDTTQDKIDWISKSINLVVSSAISHYKTYLSLVTKRENKPTTVSVESIFTAFQAVRFLSALRISELGSEKLNQSIANGLLHAKLVDFRNHNAHYTGKPILITQNSPQQHLYSGDIGIILPNENGELRVYFETKINEEYLNISPSRLPSHEPAYVMTVHKSQGSEFKHTFLIMPLSYSPVISKELLYTAVTRAKENFTLFSHQKTWEQGVKTKTQHQSGLMEQLLQLYQYF, from the coding sequence ATGCTAACTATACTTTCTAATCTCAAAACAGAAGGATTCATTTCTGAGCTAAATTATCAATTTGCTAAAATGATTGATACCAAGCAAAAACAGTATAATTATTCTATTCAGCAACAAGATCTAGCGATTTTCTTAAGTGCATTGGTTTCATTCAATGTCATGCAAGGGCATAGCTGTATTGATTTAAGCTCATCTCTTACATCAAATCCTTTTGAATTATTATTTAATGCTAATGGGAGAAAATATTATGAAGAAATTTTACAAAAAATTGAATTAATCTCACCGCTTGAATGGCAAGTTTTATTAAAAGATCATATTGCCTTTAGTCATACTCCATCACATATTGCACCATTAATATTTCAAAATAATAAACTCTATTTCTACCGCTATTGGCAAGCCGAATATCGTATTGCAAATTATTTGAAACAAAAAATATCATTTATCACTCACAGTCATGATACTGAATTGGATAAACAAATTCTTTCGACCTTATTTGACGATAATGAAAAGACAAAATGGCAAAAAATTGCAGTAGCAACAGCACTAAATCAAACGTTCAGTTTAATTTCTGGTGGTCCAGGAACAGGAAAAACTCGGACAGTTGCTTCTTTACTTGCGGCATTACAGATCAAACAACTCAAGCAAAATCTGCCATTACTCAAAATAGCACTCGTTGCTCCGACAGGAAAAGCCGCGGCTAGACTAAAAGAGTCCATTACAGCAAATTTATCTGAAATTTCTATACCAGAATCTATAAAATCAGCCGTACCAATTCAAGCATCAACAATTCATCGACTTATTGGTATTAATCCTAACAGTGATAAACCTTTTCATAATGAAGAAAATCCACTCCATATTGATTTAATCGTCATTGATGAAGCATCGATGATTGATCTTTTTATTATGGAAAAACTACTCTATTCATTAAAATCTTCTACTCGTATTGTTATGTTGGGTGATAAAGACCAACTTGCCTCCGTTGAGGTCGGAAATATAATGGGAGAATTAGGACAATTTATTGATTGGGGATATAGTCAAACTCACTGTAATTACTTAGAAAAAACAACAGGATATAGAATTAAACAACAAAGAGAAAATGTGCTTCCAATTTGTGATTCACTTTGTCATTTAAAGTATAGTTTTCGTTTTTCTGATAGTTCAGGTATAGGGCAATTAGCTGCACAAATTAATGCTCAACAAGCGGTCAGTTCTTGGCAAATAATTGCAAATAAAACCTATTCAGACTTAAATTTAGTGAACTACCCTGAAAGTGATACAACTCAAGATAAAATCGATTGGATCAGCAAATCGATAAATCTTGTTGTTTCATCAGCTATATCACATTATAAAACCTATTTATCTCTTGTCACAAAAAGAGAAAACAAACCTACTACTGTTTCAGTAGAATCAATTTTTACTGCATTTCAAGCTGTTCGATTTCTTTCAGCCCTGCGAATTAGTGAATTAGGATCAGAAAAATTAAATCAATCTATCGCAAATGGCTTACTTCACGCTAAACTCGTGGATTTTAGGAATCATAATGCACATTATACAGGTAAGCCTATTTTAATTACCCAAAATTCGCCACAACAGCACCTTTATAGTGGTGATATTGGTATCATTCTCCCTAATGAAAATGGAGAATTGCGTGTCTATTTTGAAACAAAAATAAATGAAGAGTATTTAAATATCTCACCTAGTCGATTACCTAGTCATGAGCCAGCTTATGTTATGACTGTTCATAAATCACAAGGATCTGAATTTAAGCATACATTCCTAATTATGCCATTATCTTATTCTCCAGTAATCAGTAAAGAGTTACTCTACACCGCTGTTACTCGAGCTAAAGAAAACTTCACCTTATTTAGTCATCAAAAGACTTGGGAGCAAGGTGTAAAAACAAAAACACAACACCAAAGCGGATTAATGGAACAATTATTACAACTTTATCAGTATTTTTGA
- the pyk gene encoding pyruvate kinase, which produces MSRKLRRTKIVCTMGPATDRGNTLEKVIAAGANMVRMNFSHGVPEDHIGRAEKVREIAKRLGKHVAILGDLQGPKIRVSTFKEGKIFLNIGDQFTLDANLPKGEGTQEAVGLDYKNLPNDVVPGDILLLDDGNVQLKVTSIDGAKVFTEVTVGGPLSNNKGINKLGGGLSAPALTEKDREDIKLAAKIGVDYLAVSFPQSSKDLDLARQLAREAGLETKIVAKVERAETVATEEAMNDIILGADVIMVARGDLGVEIGDAALVGVQKKLIRRSRRLNRVVITATQMMESMIKKPMPTRAEVMDVANAVLDGTDAVMLSGETANGDYPVETVKSMAEVCLGAEKMPSINVSRHRMDNNFATVEEATAMSAMYTANHTDKVSAIIALTQSGETAKLMSRISSGLPIFALSRNEQALNRSALYRGVTPVFYDHDSRTIEGAKKAINELKEQGYLMAGDMVLLTHGDELKEGGTNTCRILTVD; this is translated from the coding sequence ATGTCTCGTAAACTCAGAAGAACCAAAATTGTTTGCACAATGGGTCCAGCAACGGATCGTGGCAATACACTAGAAAAAGTGATTGCTGCGGGTGCAAATATGGTTCGAATGAACTTTTCTCATGGTGTACCAGAAGATCATATCGGTCGTGCCGAAAAAGTCCGTGAAATCGCAAAACGTTTAGGTAAACATGTTGCTATTTTGGGAGACTTACAAGGACCTAAAATTCGTGTTTCTACTTTCAAAGAAGGTAAAATTTTCTTAAATATCGGTGATCAATTTACTCTAGATGCAAACTTACCAAAAGGTGAAGGTACTCAGGAAGCCGTTGGATTAGATTATAAAAATCTACCAAATGACGTAGTGCCTGGTGATATCCTTTTACTTGATGATGGTAATGTACAGTTAAAAGTCACTTCAATTGATGGTGCAAAAGTTTTCACCGAAGTCACTGTTGGTGGTCCTTTATCAAATAATAAAGGAATCAATAAATTAGGTGGTGGATTATCAGCTCCTGCATTAACAGAAAAAGACAGAGAAGATATCAAATTAGCCGCTAAAATTGGCGTGGATTACCTTGCTGTTTCATTCCCTCAATCTAGTAAAGACCTAGATCTTGCTCGTCAATTAGCAAGAGAAGCAGGATTAGAAACTAAAATTGTTGCAAAAGTAGAACGTGCTGAAACTGTTGCAACTGAAGAAGCGATGAATGATATTATTCTTGGTGCGGATGTTATCATGGTTGCACGTGGTGACCTTGGTGTTGAAATTGGTGATGCTGCTCTTGTCGGTGTACAGAAAAAATTAATCCGCCGTTCACGTCGTTTAAATCGTGTTGTGATTACTGCGACACAAATGATGGAATCAATGATCAAAAAACCAATGCCAACTCGTGCTGAAGTAATGGACGTTGCAAATGCAGTATTAGATGGTACAGATGCAGTAATGCTTTCAGGTGAAACTGCAAATGGTGACTACCCGGTTGAAACAGTAAAATCAATGGCTGAAGTTTGTTTAGGTGCAGAAAAAATGCCAAGCATTAATGTTTCTCGTCATCGTATGGATAATAATTTTGCTACGGTTGAAGAAGCAACGGCAATGTCTGCAATGTATACAGCTAACCATACAGATAAAGTTAGTGCAATTATTGCATTAACACAATCAGGCGAAACAGCAAAACTAATGAGCCGTATTAGTTCTGGCTTACCAATTTTCGCTTTATCTCGCAATGAACAAGCACTTAATCGTAGTGCGTTATATCGTGGTGTTACACCTGTATTCTACGATCATGACAGCCGTACTATCGAAGGTGCAAAAAAAGCAATTAATGAATTAAAAGAACAGGGCTATTTAATGGCTGGTGATATGGTTCTCTTAACTCATGGTGATGAATTAAAAGAAGGTGGCACAAATACGTGTCGCATACTTACAGTAGACTAA
- the sixA gene encoding phosphohistidine phosphatase SixA, whose product MNIWIMRHSEAGFNAQTDQQRSLTNKGHDMAFSQGKWLATRLQSQQVKLDKVIVSPYLRAQQTFSEVFAGMQAVTSQSFFGNEQVENWQGITPSGDVDDVIDYLEFLYTEQNIQNVLIISHLPLVFDLVSTLTHNKAHVHFYPAVIAEVNVLDVENLESSTLIDTKHP is encoded by the coding sequence ATGAATATTTGGATAATGCGACATAGTGAAGCGGGCTTTAATGCTCAAACAGATCAACAACGTTCATTGACTAATAAAGGACATGATATGGCATTTAGTCAAGGAAAATGGTTAGCAACAAGATTACAAAGTCAACAAGTTAAATTAGATAAAGTGATTGTGAGCCCTTATTTAAGAGCTCAGCAAACTTTTTCTGAAGTATTCGCAGGTATGCAAGCGGTAACTTCACAATCTTTCTTTGGAAATGAGCAAGTTGAAAATTGGCAAGGGATTACTCCATCAGGTGACGTTGATGATGTTATAGACTATCTTGAGTTTTTGTATACTGAACAAAATATCCAAAACGTGTTGATTATTTCTCATTTACCTTTAGTTTTTGATTTAGTCAGTACATTAACTCACAATAAAGCGCATGTTCATTTTTATCCAGCAGTGATTGCTGAAGTTAACGTATTGGATGTGGAAAATTTAGAAAGTAGTACTTTAATAGATACAAAACATCCTTGA
- a CDS encoding cold shock domain-containing protein yields the protein MSKLQGLVKWFNADKGFGFITPSDNSKDLFVHFSGIIGTNFRTLNEGDRVEYTVQNSDRGPAAIDVVVI from the coding sequence ATGTCTAAGTTACAAGGTTTAGTAAAATGGTTCAACGCGGATAAAGGTTTTGGTTTTATCACTCCGTCTGATAATAGCAAAGATTTATTTGTTCATTTTTCTGGTATCATAGGTACAAATTTCAGAACTTTAAATGAAGGTGACCGTGTAGAATACACGGTACAAAATTCTGACCGCGGTCCAGCAGCTATTGATGTGGTTGTTATTTAA
- a CDS encoding cold-shock protein: protein MSKLQGTVKWFNADKGFGFITPSDNSKDLFVHFSGIVGTNFRTLNEGDKVEYTVQDSDRGPAAIDVVVI, encoded by the coding sequence ATGTCTAAATTACAAGGCACAGTAAAATGGTTCAACGCAGATAAAGGTTTTGGTTTTATCACTCCATCTGATAATAGCAAAGATTTATTTGTTCACTTTTCTGGTATTGTTGGTACAAACTTCAGAACCTTAAATGAAGGTGATAAAGTAGAATATACTGTACAAGATTCAGATCGTGGTCCAGCAGCAATTGATGTTGTTGTAATCTAA
- the glyA gene encoding serine hydroxymethyltransferase, with protein MLRRDMNIADYDPILWQAIQDENRRQEEHIELIASENYTSPRVMEAQGSQFTNKYAEGYPGKRYYGGCEYADIVEQLAIDRAKELFGADYVNVQPHSGSQANAAVYMALLQPHDTILGMSLAHGGHLTHGASVSFSGKIYNAVQYGITNDGVLDYEDIRQKALECKPKMIVGGFSAYSQIVDWAKLREIADEVGAYLFVDMAHVAGLIAAGVYPSPMDHAHVVTTTTHKTLAGPRGGLILSNAKDEDLYKKLQSAVFPAGQGGPLVHVIAAKAVCFKEALEPEFKVYQAQVVKNAKAMVEVFKQRGFNVVSNGTENHLFLVDLVSKGLTGKAADAALGRANITVNKNAVPNDPQKPFVTSGIRVGTPSVTRRGFTEADVVELAGWMCDVLDSINQDNHEDVIAKTKEKVLAICKRLPVYA; from the coding sequence ATGTTAAGACGTGATATGAATATCGCTGATTATGATCCAATTTTATGGCAAGCCATTCAAGATGAGAATCGTCGTCAAGAAGAGCATATTGAATTAATTGCCTCTGAGAACTACACAAGCCCAAGAGTTATGGAAGCTCAAGGCTCTCAATTTACTAACAAATATGCTGAAGGTTATCCAGGTAAACGTTATTACGGTGGATGCGAATATGCTGATATTGTTGAGCAACTTGCAATTGATCGTGCAAAAGAGTTATTTGGTGCAGACTATGTAAACGTGCAACCACACTCTGGTTCACAAGCAAACGCTGCAGTATATATGGCTTTATTACAACCTCACGATACCATTTTAGGTATGAGCCTTGCACACGGTGGTCACTTGACTCATGGTGCCTCAGTGAGTTTCTCTGGTAAAATTTATAACGCCGTACAGTATGGTATTACTAATGATGGCGTATTAGATTATGAAGATATTCGCCAAAAAGCATTAGAATGTAAACCGAAAATGATCGTAGGTGGATTCTCTGCTTATTCTCAAATTGTTGATTGGGCAAAACTACGTGAAATTGCTGATGAGGTTGGTGCATATTTATTTGTTGATATGGCGCATGTTGCAGGTTTAATTGCAGCGGGTGTGTATCCAAGTCCAATGGATCATGCTCATGTTGTTACAACAACAACCCATAAAACTTTAGCGGGCCCACGTGGTGGATTAATTCTTTCTAATGCGAAAGATGAAGATTTGTATAAAAAATTACAAAGTGCTGTTTTCCCAGCAGGTCAAGGTGGTCCACTTGTTCATGTGATCGCAGCAAAAGCGGTATGTTTTAAAGAAGCATTAGAGCCAGAATTTAAAGTGTATCAAGCACAAGTTGTTAAAAATGCGAAAGCAATGGTCGAAGTATTTAAACAACGTGGCTTTAATGTGGTATCAAATGGTACAGAAAACCATTTATTCCTTGTTGATCTCGTTTCAAAAGGTTTAACAGGAAAAGCCGCAGATGCAGCCCTTGGTCGCGCAAACATTACTGTAAATAAAAATGCAGTGCCTAATGATCCACAAAAACCGTTTGTGACTTCAGGTATTCGTGTTGGTACGCCGTCAGTAACACGTCGTGGATTTACTGAAGCAGATGTAGTAGAATTAGCAGGTTGGATGTGTGATGTTTTAGATAGCATTAATCAAGACAATCATGAAGATGTGATTGCGAAGACTAAAGAAAAAGTCTTAGCGATTTGTAAACGTTTACCTGTTTACGCTTAG
- a CDS encoding glycine betaine ABC transporter substrate-binding protein — translation MKKILSKLFLLFLISPFSYAAEEPIKFGGLTWESGQFTTALLQTIIEKGYGYPTQEVSGAGVALENALIQDDIQIIGEVWAGRSEVMQKAITDGQVKVVGDTLKGGATQGWYIPSYTREQYPQLKHVRDLPQFSFLFTDPNDPEHSRFLNCPTGWTCEVFNTHLLHNLGLDQQFNNTHPGTGAALDSEISSYYEQKKPILFYYWQPTGLMAKYDFVPLEFPAHNATCWAELLKADSDTDCVSGFPVSKLAVAVSEKFTQDYPDLVDFLEKVQLEPKELNQQILEMTEQRRTGAEQAVIFLQKNAKRWESWVNPQVAEQLKSSFMPQASSGFFPEWSVQTPFNQWLKIFVQNHGDLFRQVSHYLQQYVLNPVGYFFAQIPAWLFIGLIAVIVWHSTRKWHFTILSALGLFLIGSFGLWSAAMQTVSLMLVSIGLTVIVGIPLGILLARYSKIYRVILPLLDIMQTMPSFVYLIPVLMLFGIGEVPAVFACMIYAIVPLIRLTVLGIQQIDKELIETGKAFGSSRWQMLKWITLPLAKPQIMAGINQTVMMSLAMVVLASMIGASGLGQIILQAIQTLNVGQGLQAGGAIVILAIIVDRVTQGYGGKK, via the coding sequence GTGAAAAAAATTCTGAGTAAGTTATTCCTTTTGTTTTTAATCTCACCATTTAGTTATGCCGCTGAAGAACCTATCAAATTTGGTGGGTTAACTTGGGAAAGTGGTCAATTTACAACAGCATTATTACAAACAATTATTGAGAAAGGATATGGTTATCCCACTCAGGAAGTTTCTGGAGCAGGTGTTGCACTTGAAAATGCACTTATTCAGGACGATATCCAAATTATCGGCGAAGTCTGGGCTGGTCGCTCAGAAGTTATGCAAAAAGCCATTACAGATGGTCAAGTTAAGGTTGTGGGTGATACCTTAAAAGGTGGTGCGACTCAAGGTTGGTATATTCCTAGTTATACTCGGGAACAATATCCACAATTAAAACATGTTAGAGACTTACCTCAATTTTCTTTTTTGTTTACTGATCCCAATGATCCCGAACATTCTCGTTTTTTGAATTGCCCAACGGGGTGGACGTGTGAAGTATTCAATACACATTTATTACACAATTTAGGATTAGACCAACAATTTAATAATACTCACCCAGGCACAGGTGCTGCTTTAGATAGTGAAATATCATCTTATTATGAGCAGAAAAAACCGATATTATTTTATTACTGGCAACCGACTGGATTAATGGCTAAGTATGATTTCGTTCCTTTAGAGTTCCCCGCACATAATGCGACTTGTTGGGCTGAATTATTAAAGGCAGATAGCGATACAGATTGTGTATCTGGGTTCCCTGTGTCTAAACTTGCAGTCGCAGTATCTGAAAAATTTACTCAAGATTATCCTGATTTAGTTGATTTCCTTGAAAAAGTACAGTTAGAGCCTAAAGAGTTAAATCAACAAATCCTTGAAATGACAGAACAGCGTCGCACAGGTGCAGAACAAGCGGTCATTTTCCTCCAAAAAAATGCAAAAAGATGGGAGTCTTGGGTTAATCCTCAAGTGGCAGAACAATTAAAATCATCCTTTATGCCTCAAGCCTCTTCTGGATTTTTCCCTGAATGGTCGGTACAAACGCCATTTAACCAATGGCTAAAAATCTTTGTGCAAAATCATGGGGATTTATTCCGCCAAGTCAGTCATTATCTTCAGCAATATGTATTAAATCCAGTGGGGTATTTTTTTGCTCAAATTCCCGCATGGCTATTTATTGGATTAATTGCGGTGATTGTGTGGCATTCGACACGAAAATGGCATTTTACTATTCTTAGTGCGTTAGGATTATTTCTGATTGGTTCTTTTGGGTTGTGGTCTGCGGCTATGCAGACCGTTTCGCTCATGCTAGTTTCGATTGGTTTGACTGTTATAGTCGGTATTCCTTTAGGGATTTTATTAGCACGCTATTCAAAAATTTATCGGGTAATCTTGCCATTACTCGACATTATGCAAACCATGCCAAGTTTTGTTTATTTAATTCCAGTATTGATGCTATTTGGTATCGGCGAAGTTCCTGCGGTATTTGCCTGTATGATTTATGCCATCGTACCTTTAATTCGATTGACCGTACTTGGTATTCAGCAGATCGATAAAGAATTAATTGAAACAGGAAAGGCATTCGGTAGTAGCCGTTGGCAGATGTTGAAATGGATCACTTTACCTCTCGCAAAACCGCAAATTATGGCTGGAATTAATCAAACCGTGATGATGTCGTTAGCGATGGTTGTACTTGCTTCTATGATTGGTGCATCGGGTTTAGGGCAAATTATTTTACAAGCGATTCAAACCTTAAATGTGGGGCAAGGATTACAAGCAGGTGGTGCGATAGTTATTTTAGCGATTATTGTGGATCGTGTAACACAGGGATATGGAGGTAAGAAGTGA
- a CDS encoding ATP-binding cassette domain-containing protein, with amino-acid sequence MSNIEFKNVTKMYGKKVALDNVSMSLPNQKISCIMGLSGSGKSTLLRHINRLLDPTSGEVWADGKNLIELSTKELQKFRQNCVSMVFQHFGLLPHLNVIENIEYGLKVKGIGAKERRETALYWLNEVGLAENAQSYPQDLSGGMKQRIGIARAFACDTPILLMDEPFSALDPITRAGLQNLVLELQTKWPKTIVFVTHDLDEAERVSDHVVLLEQGRIEQVGTFEELLNSPATEHVVAFMQSKHS; translated from the coding sequence GTGAGTAATATTGAATTTAAAAATGTGACTAAAATGTATGGCAAAAAAGTCGCATTGGATAATGTCTCAATGAGTTTACCTAACCAAAAAATCAGCTGTATTATGGGATTATCTGGTTCAGGTAAATCCACATTACTTCGCCACATTAATCGATTACTTGATCCAACTTCGGGTGAAGTATGGGCTGACGGTAAAAATCTTATCGAGCTAAGTACGAAAGAATTGCAAAAATTTAGACAAAATTGTGTCAGTATGGTCTTTCAACACTTTGGGTTATTACCTCATTTGAATGTAATTGAAAATATTGAATATGGGCTAAAAGTGAAAGGAATCGGGGCTAAAGAACGACGTGAAACAGCGTTATATTGGTTAAATGAAGTCGGCTTGGCTGAAAATGCACAAAGTTATCCTCAGGATCTCTCTGGAGGGATGAAACAGCGTATTGGCATTGCTCGAGCGTTTGCTTGTGATACACCTATTTTACTTATGGATGAACCTTTCTCCGCTTTAGATCCTATTACAAGGGCAGGGCTACAAAATTTAGTTTTAGAATTGCAAACAAAATGGCCTAAAACTATTGTATTTGTCACTCATGATTTAGATGAAGCAGAAAGAGTCAGTGATCATGTTGTGTTACTGGAGCAAGGTAGAATTGAACAAGTAGGTACTTTTGAGGAATTACTCAATTCACCGGCAACAGAGCATGTTGTCGCATTTATGCAAAGTAAGCATAGTTAG
- the mltA gene encoding murein transglycosylase A: MTWKKNKKFLLTTAIALLIAGCSTNTTQKHTKVYSSDTQKLGAIFQNRQFVSPQYPYYATATIGANGRIVNPREFLQQLNYARSYSSTITSRFASTYGKITNWLNQSGNINDLPRYGIQTNQMRGEDGFQNVLMTGYYVPVIQARLTRQGEFVHPIYAIPKGPKKYTRAEIYNGALYGKGLELAYTNSMLDNFLMEVQGSGFVDLGGGNLRHFAYGDKNGYGYTSVGRLLVEDGEIPKEQMSVQAIREWGAKNPYRLQALLERNRSFVYFRYDQTLDVKGSAGVPLVPLASVASDKSIVPTGSVLLVEMPLIDNQGNWTGNHELRLMVALDVGGAVKGQHFDLYQGIGDKAGHTAGLLKHYGRVWILN; this comes from the coding sequence ATGACTTGGAAAAAAAACAAAAAATTTTTACTTACAACTGCTATCGCATTATTAATCGCAGGTTGTTCAACAAACACTACTCAAAAACATACAAAAGTATATTCATCTGATACACAAAAATTAGGCGCGATTTTCCAAAACCGCCAATTCGTTTCGCCACAATATCCATATTATGCAACAGCAACAATCGGTGCTAATGGAAGAATAGTCAATCCAAGAGAATTCCTGCAACAATTAAATTACGCGAGATCCTATTCATCCACAATAACAAGTCGCTTTGCAAGTACTTATGGAAAAATCACTAACTGGCTTAATCAGAGTGGAAATATCAATGATCTTCCTCGATATGGTATCCAAACAAATCAAATGCGAGGGGAAGATGGATTCCAAAATGTATTAATGACAGGTTACTATGTTCCTGTTATTCAAGCTCGTCTTACTAGACAAGGTGAATTTGTGCACCCTATTTATGCAATACCCAAAGGACCGAAAAAATATACTCGAGCTGAAATTTATAATGGTGCATTATATGGTAAAGGCTTAGAATTAGCTTATACAAACTCAATGCTTGATAATTTTTTAATGGAAGTGCAAGGAAGTGGATTTGTTGATCTCGGTGGTGGAAATCTTCGTCATTTTGCCTATGGTGATAAAAACGGATATGGCTACACCAGTGTAGGGCGTTTGCTTGTTGAAGATGGAGAAATTCCAAAAGAACAAATGTCCGTACAAGCGATTCGTGAATGGGGAGCTAAAAATCCATATCGTTTACAAGCATTATTAGAACGTAATCGCTCATTTGTTTATTTTAGATATGATCAAACTTTAGATGTTAAAGGCTCAGCAGGTGTTCCTCTTGTTCCTTTAGCCTCTGTTGCATCAGATAAAAGCATTGTTCCAACTGGAAGTGTTTTATTAGTAGAAATGCCACTCATTGATAACCAAGGAAATTGGACGGGTAACCATGAATTGAGATTAATGGTTGCATTAGATGTTGGTGGTGCCGTAAAAGGTCAACATTTTGATTTATACCAAGGCATTGGAGATAAAGCAGGACACACCGCTGGTCTATTAAAACATTATGGACGAGTTTGGATCTTGAATTAA